A genomic region of Atribacterota bacterium contains the following coding sequences:
- the ruvX gene encoding Holliday junction resolvase RuvX, with protein sequence MRILGIDLGEKRIGLALSDALGITAQGLPTIQVQAEQEICPKIMKIIQEKKVEQLVFGLPKNMNGTLGPQAKKVQECAQKLKQLSSLPIDFEDERLSTVRAEQVLLEADTSRAKRRKVIDRLSAVIILQSYLDRKGKKKNENNS encoded by the coding sequence TTGAGAATACTGGGAATAGATCTGGGAGAAAAAAGAATTGGACTGGCTTTAAGTGATGCCCTGGGTATAACAGCTCAAGGATTACCAACTATCCAGGTACAGGCAGAGCAGGAAATCTGCCCAAAAATTATGAAAATAATCCAAGAGAAAAAGGTGGAACAGCTTGTTTTTGGATTACCAAAGAATATGAATGGAACGCTGGGACCACAGGCGAAAAAGGTACAGGAATGCGCCCAAAAACTGAAACAACTAAGTAGCTTACCGATAGATTTTGAAGATGAGAGATTAAGTACAGTGAGAGCCGAACAAGTGCTACTGGAAGCTGATACCAGCAGGGCAAAGAGAAGAAAGGTGATTGACCGGCTTTCTGCAGTGATTATATTGCAGTCCTATCTGGACCGTAAAGGTAAGAAAAAGAATGAAAATAATAGTTAA
- a CDS encoding YqeG family HAD IIIA-type phosphatase, translating to MFRFYKLFFPDVYLENIYSIDINKLNENKNIKGIIVDLDNTIVPWGNKYLDNRIASWIEQVKQSGIKICLVSNTHNNISDIGHQLGIPFFYSRYKPMKGPFLAAMRAMNTNNKETAVVGDQIFTDILGGNRLQLLTILVRPLSQSDSLGTTIVNRGLERFLISFWLKNGKIRLIKGKWPI from the coding sequence ATGTTTCGCTTCTATAAATTGTTTTTCCCTGATGTCTATCTGGAAAATATTTATTCTATAGATATAAATAAACTGAATGAAAATAAAAACATCAAAGGAATTATTGTTGATTTGGACAATACTATAGTCCCATGGGGAAATAAATATCTGGATAACAGGATTGCTTCCTGGATTGAACAGGTAAAACAGAGTGGAATAAAAATATGCCTTGTTTCTAATACCCATAATAATATCTCGGATATTGGCCATCAGCTGGGCATCCCGTTTTTTTACAGCCGCTATAAACCTATGAAAGGACCTTTCCTGGCAGCAATGAGAGCAATGAATACCAATAATAAGGAAACAGCAGTGGTTGGAGACCAGATATTCACTGATATATTGGGAGGTAATCGCTTACAACTATTAACTATATTGGTTCGTCCCTTAAGTCAGTCCGATTCGCTGGGTACTACTATTGTTAACCGTGGTCTGGAGCGATTTTTAATATCTTTCTGGTTAAAAAATGGTAAAATAAGATTAATTAAAGGGAAATGGCCAATATAA
- the mltG gene encoding endolytic transglycosylase MltG: MKIIVNRFFNLLFFLFSVGFLVLILSAAWIFLPIKIDEPIEKIIEIPYGYNSTQIRQLLEEEGVIRPHNYLFQVITKFMKTDALLQSGEYRFSSAQNLVQIIEQLIRGRVMLYRITIPEGFQAKQIARLLADREIVDYEVFLKFIKEENQYREGYLFPDTYEFPKNIGAENVLKLMQKNFEDVVYKHINPEQNFPAGLSFHQIIILASIIEKEAQGTEDKPRIASVFYNRLSEGMFLQSCATIQYLLDKPQERLTQQDLTIESPFNTYLYPGLPPKPICNPGLESILAAVHPTEEDYFYFVLGKDGKHVFSRTYQEHLDNKP; the protein is encoded by the coding sequence ATGAAAATAATAGTTAACAGATTTTTTAATCTTTTATTTTTTTTATTCTCAGTTGGTTTCTTGGTATTAATACTTTCTGCTGCCTGGATTTTTCTACCAATAAAAATTGATGAGCCGATAGAAAAGATCATTGAAATACCCTACGGTTATAATAGCACTCAAATTAGGCAATTATTGGAAGAGGAAGGAGTTATCAGGCCTCATAATTATCTCTTTCAGGTAATAACGAAATTTATGAAAACTGATGCACTGTTACAATCCGGCGAATACCGATTTAGTTCTGCCCAGAATCTTGTTCAGATAATTGAACAGCTGATTAGAGGGAGGGTGATGCTATATCGTATAACTATTCCTGAGGGCTTTCAAGCTAAACAGATTGCTCGGTTGTTAGCAGATAGGGAAATTGTAGATTATGAAGTATTTCTAAAATTTATTAAAGAAGAAAATCAGTATCGAGAAGGGTATTTGTTTCCTGATACCTATGAATTTCCCAAAAATATTGGAGCAGAAAATGTTCTCAAGTTGATGCAGAAAAACTTTGAGGATGTAGTCTATAAACATATCAATCCTGAACAGAATTTTCCTGCTGGTTTAAGCTTTCATCAGATAATTATTTTAGCTTCTATTATTGAAAAGGAAGCCCAGGGAACAGAAGATAAGCCCAGGATAGCTTCGGTTTTTTATAATAGATTATCAGAGGGTATGTTTTTACAATCCTGTGCTACTATTCAATATTTACTGGATAAACCGCAGGAGAGATTAACTCAGCAGGACCTAACTATTGAATCACCATTTAATACTTACCTGTATCCGGGATTACCGCCGAAACCAATATGCAATCCCGGACTGGAGTCGATTTTAGCTGCGGTCCATCCCACGGAGGAAGATTATTTTTATTTTGTCCTGGGTAAGGATGGGAAACATGTTTTTTCCAGAACTTATCAGGAACATCTGGATAATAAACCCTAA
- the udk gene encoding uridine kinase: MLPLIIGIAGGTGCGKTTVAKNICQDIKKKKAIIIAQDAYYKDLSHLAVEERKKFNFDHPSAFDNQLLLDHLNQLIKGKTIQMPVYSFQDYTRKKLTKEVHPADVIILEGILVLEEKTIRDMLHIKIYVDTDSDERFIRRLIRDTSERGRSLTSVVEQYLNRVKPMFLQFVEPSKRYADIIIPQGGLNKVAIDIITSNINSQIDKLREV, encoded by the coding sequence ATGTTGCCCCTGATTATTGGTATTGCCGGAGGTACTGGCTGTGGAAAAACTACTGTAGCTAAAAACATCTGCCAGGATATAAAAAAGAAAAAAGCGATAATTATTGCTCAGGATGCCTATTATAAAGACCTATCTCATCTTGCCGTGGAAGAGAGAAAAAAGTTCAATTTTGATCATCCTTCTGCTTTTGATAATCAATTATTGCTGGATCACCTTAATCAACTAATAAAAGGTAAGACTATTCAAATGCCGGTATACTCTTTTCAAGACTATACCCGAAAAAAGTTGACCAAGGAAGTACATCCTGCCGATGTTATTATCCTGGAAGGTATATTAGTTCTGGAGGAAAAAACAATTCGAGATATGCTTCATATCAAAATTTATGTAGATACTGACTCAGATGAACGTTTTATTCGCAGATTGATACGGGATACCAGTGAGAGAGGAAGAAGCCTTACCTCAGTAGTAGAGCAGTACCTTAATCGGGTAAAACCCATGTTTTTACAATTCGTGGAACCATCAAAAAGATACGCTGATATTATTATACCTCAAGGAGGTTTAAATAAAGTAGCTATTGATATTATTACCAGCAATATCAATTCCCAAATAGATAAATTAAGAGAAGTTTGA
- the gspE gene encoding type II secretion system ATPase GspE, protein MARFVKEKGIAGEFLLNLLINKKIITSKEIEEIGKKQGENNFSIQKIVLEMGLIRKKEMMQLLSEEIGLPYVDLETKTFDPSIVAMLSEEISRKHNLITIGKQSDKLIVAMANPLDVYIHDEIRIKTGYEIEPYLAFSDDITKALDSVYGITENWQQMIGEITSLPVTAVEEEAEEMEITRSVSESHEAPVITLVNLIMLRAIKEGASDIHIEPYGDKFLKVRYRIDGILHDIMSPPRSLHMAIVSRIKIMSNLNIAERRLPQDGRIKVQVHGREVNFRVSTIPAVNGESAVLRILDPAQIMLDLKSIGFSEDNVIKFQELIEKPNGIILVTGPTGSGKSTTLYAALNILNTNEKKIMTIEDPVEYRLDGINQLQAKPKIGLTFAAGLRSFLRQDPDIMLVGEIRDRETAEIAIQSALTGHLVLSTLHTNDAPSSVIRLVDMGIEPFLISSSVIGVLAQRLVRKICPYCKREAPLTNGIKMVMKEFNIAPDEIRLFYGEGCPHCKQTGYKGRTAIMELMVVNEFIRELIYRNASLAEIRDIAIKKNGMISLKEDGLLKIREGITTLEEVMRATSS, encoded by the coding sequence GTGGCTCGTTTTGTTAAAGAAAAAGGGATTGCCGGTGAATTCTTATTAAATTTACTGATTAATAAGAAGATTATTACTAGCAAAGAGATAGAAGAGATTGGTAAAAAGCAGGGAGAAAACAATTTTTCTATTCAAAAAATAGTCCTGGAAATGGGTTTAATTAGAAAAAAAGAAATGATGCAGTTGCTCTCTGAAGAAATCGGTCTACCCTATGTAGATTTAGAGACGAAGACTTTTGATCCATCTATTGTAGCAATGCTTTCTGAGGAGATATCTCGTAAACATAATCTGATAACCATTGGAAAACAGAGTGATAAATTAATTGTAGCAATGGCTAATCCCTTAGATGTTTATATTCATGATGAAATTAGAATCAAAACAGGTTATGAAATTGAACCGTATTTAGCCTTTAGTGATGATATTACTAAAGCTTTAGATTCAGTATACGGAATTACGGAAAACTGGCAGCAGATGATAGGTGAGATTACCTCACTCCCGGTAACGGCAGTGGAAGAAGAAGCTGAAGAAATGGAAATCACCAGGAGTGTCAGTGAGAGCCATGAGGCTCCTGTTATTACCCTGGTTAACCTTATTATGCTCAGGGCTATTAAGGAAGGAGCCAGCGACATTCATATTGAACCTTATGGTGACAAATTTCTAAAAGTAAGATACCGAATTGATGGAATATTACATGATATTATGTCTCCCCCTCGAAGTTTGCATATGGCTATCGTCTCCCGTATAAAAATTATGTCCAATTTAAATATTGCCGAACGCCGTCTTCCTCAGGATGGTAGAATCAAGGTGCAGGTTCATGGTCGTGAAGTAAACTTCCGGGTATCTACTATACCTGCTGTAAACGGAGAAAGTGCTGTTTTGAGAATCTTAGATCCAGCACAAATTATGCTGGATTTAAAATCAATTGGTTTTTCTGAGGACAATGTTATTAAATTTCAGGAACTAATTGAAAAACCAAATGGAATTATCTTGGTTACCGGACCTACCGGTAGCGGTAAATCTACAACTTTATATGCTGCCTTGAATATTTTAAATACTAATGAAAAAAAGATAATGACTATTGAAGATCCGGTGGAATACCGTCTGGATGGCATAAATCAATTACAGGCCAAACCTAAAATTGGTCTTACTTTTGCTGCTGGATTGCGAAGTTTTTTGCGTCAGGATCCGGATATCATGTTAGTAGGAGAAATCAGAGATAGGGAAACAGCTGAAATTGCCATTCAGTCAGCGTTGACTGGACATCTGGTCTTGAGTACCTTGCATACCAATGATGCTCCTAGCTCTGTTATTAGATTGGTTGATATGGGTATTGAACCATTTTTAATTTCTTCTTCAGTGATAGGAGTACTGGCACAAAGACTGGTGCGTAAGATTTGTCCTTATTGCAAAAGAGAAGCTCCTCTCACCAATGGCATAAAGATGGTTATGAAGGAATTTAATATCGCTCCAGATGAAATAAGATTATTCTATGGTGAGGGATGTCCTCACTGTAAACAGACTGGATATAAAGGCAGAACTGCCATTATGGAATTGATGGTGGTCAATGAATTCATTCGGGAATTAATTTATAGGAATGCCTCTCTGGCTGAAATTAGAGACATTGCCATTAAGAAAAATGGCATGATTTCTTTAAAAGAAGATGGTTTACTAAAAATCAGGGAAGGTATTACTACACTGGAAGAAGTTATGCGAGCCACTTCTAGCTGA